The following coding sequences lie in one Pseudomonas monsensis genomic window:
- the nuoC gene encoding NADH-quinone oxidoreductase subunit C/D: protein MTTGSALYIPPYKADDQDVVVELNNRFGAEAFTAQSTRTGMPVLWVARAKLVEVLTFLRNLPKPYVMLYDLHGVDERLRTKRQGLPSGADFTVFYHLMSLERNSDVMIKVALSESDLSLPTVTSIWPNANWYEREVWDMYGIDFKGHPHLSRIMMPPTWEGHPLRKDFPARATEFDPFSLNLAKQQLEEEAARFRPEDWGMKRSGANEDYMFLNLGPNHPSAHGAFRIILQLDGEEIVDCVPDIGYHHRGAEKMAERQSWHSFIPYTDRIDYLGGVMNNLPYVLSVEKLAGIKVPEKVDVIRIMMAEFFRITSHLLFLGTYIQDVGAMTPVFFTFTDRQKAYTVIEAITGFRLHPAWYRIGGVAHDLPRGWEKLVKDFVEWLPKRLDEYTKAALQNSILKGRTIGVAQYNTKEALEWGVTGAGLRSTGCDFDLRKARPYSGYENFEFEVPLAANGDAYDRCMVRVEEMRQSIKIIDQCMRNMPEGPYKADHPLTTPPPKERTLQHIETLITHFLQVSWGPVMPANESFQMIEATKGINSYYLTSDGGTMSYRTRIRTPSFPHLQQIPSVIKGSMVADLIAYLGSIDFVMADVDR, encoded by the coding sequence ATGACTACAGGCAGCGCTCTGTACATCCCGCCTTATAAGGCAGACGACCAGGATGTGGTCGTCGAATTGAACAACCGTTTTGGCGCCGAAGCGTTCACCGCTCAGTCGACCCGCACCGGCATGCCGGTGCTGTGGGTGGCGCGCGCCAAACTTGTCGAAGTCCTGACCTTCCTGCGCAACCTGCCCAAGCCGTACGTCATGCTCTATGACCTGCACGGCGTGGACGAGCGTCTGCGCACCAAGCGTCAAGGGCTGCCATCGGGCGCCGACTTCACCGTGTTCTATCACCTCATGTCGCTCGAGCGTAATAGTGACGTGATGATCAAAGTCGCCTTGTCCGAAAGCGACCTGAGCTTGCCGACCGTCACCAGCATCTGGCCGAACGCCAACTGGTACGAGCGTGAAGTCTGGGACATGTACGGCATCGACTTCAAAGGCCACCCGCACCTGTCGCGCATCATGATGCCGCCGACCTGGGAAGGTCACCCGCTGCGCAAGGACTTCCCGGCGCGCGCCACCGAATTCGATCCGTTCAGCCTCAACCTCGCCAAGCAACAGCTTGAGGAAGAAGCCGCGCGCTTCCGTCCTGAAGACTGGGGCATGAAGCGTTCCGGAGCCAACGAGGACTACATGTTCCTCAACCTGGGCCCGAACCACCCTTCCGCGCACGGTGCGTTCCGCATCATCCTGCAACTGGACGGTGAAGAGATCGTCGACTGCGTGCCGGACATCGGTTACCACCACCGTGGTGCCGAGAAGATGGCTGAGCGTCAGTCGTGGCACAGCTTCATCCCGTACACCGACCGTATCGACTACCTCGGCGGCGTGATGAACAACCTGCCGTACGTGCTCTCGGTCGAGAAGCTGGCCGGCATCAAGGTGCCCGAAAAGGTCGACGTCATCCGCATCATGATGGCCGAGTTCTTCCGGATCACCAGCCACCTGCTGTTCCTCGGGACTTACATCCAGGACGTTGGTGCGATGACTCCGGTGTTCTTCACCTTCACCGACCGCCAGAAGGCGTACACGGTGATCGAAGCCATCACCGGTTTCCGCCTGCACCCGGCCTGGTACCGCATCGGCGGCGTCGCGCACGATCTGCCGCGCGGCTGGGAAAAACTGGTGAAAGACTTCGTTGAGTGGCTGCCAAAACGCCTCGACGAGTACACCAAGGCCGCCCTGCAGAACAGCATCCTCAAGGGTCGTACCATCGGCGTTGCCCAGTACAACACCAAAGAGGCCCTGGAATGGGGCGTCACCGGTGCCGGCCTGCGTTCGACCGGTTGCGACTTCGACCTGCGTAAGGCGCGTCCGTACTCCGGCTACGAGAACTTCGAGTTCGAAGTACCGCTGGCTGCCAACGGCGATGCCTACGACCGCTGCATGGTCCGCGTCGAAGAGATGCGCCAGAGCATCAAGATCATCGACCAGTGCATGCGCAACATGCCGGAAGGCCCGTACAAGGCGGATCACCCGCTGACCACGCCGCCGCCGAAAGAGCGCACGCTGCAGCACATCGAAACCCTGATCACGCACTTCCTGCAGGTTTCGTGGGGCCCGGTCATGCCGGCCAACGAATCCTTCCAGATGATCGAAGCGACCAAGGGCATCAACAGTTATTACCTGACGAGCGACGGCGGCACCATGAGCTACCGTACCCGGATCCGTACTCCGAGCTTCCCGCACCTGCAGCAGATCCCTTCGGTGATCAAAGGCAGCATGGTCGCGGACTTGATTGCGTACCTGGGTAGTATCGACTTCGTTATGGCCGACGTGGACCGCTAA
- the nuoE gene encoding NADH-quinone oxidoreductase subunit NuoE, with product MNSTLIQTDRFTLSETERSAIEHELHHYEDPRAASIEALKIVQKERGWVPDGALYAIGEILGIPASDVEGVATFYSQIFRQPVGRHIIRVCDSMVCYIGGHESVVSEIQNNLGIGLGQTTADGRFTLLPVCCLGNCDKAPALMIDDDTFGDVQPAGVAKLLEGYV from the coding sequence ATGAACAGCACGCTTATCCAGACAGACCGTTTCACCTTGAGTGAAACCGAGCGCTCGGCCATCGAGCACGAGCTGCATCACTACGAAGACCCGCGCGCGGCGTCGATCGAAGCCCTGAAGATCGTTCAGAAGGAACGCGGCTGGGTGCCGGATGGCGCCCTGTACGCGATCGGCGAGATCCTCGGCATCCCGGCCAGCGACGTTGAAGGCGTGGCGACGTTCTATAGCCAGATCTTCCGTCAGCCGGTCGGCCGCCACATCATTCGCGTCTGCGACAGCATGGTCTGCTACATCGGCGGCCACGAGTCGGTGGTCAGCGAAATCCAGAACAATCTGGGCATCGGCCTGGGTCAGACCACCGCCGACGGTCGTTTCACCCTGCTGCCTGTCTGCTGCCTCGGCAACTGCGACAAGGCACCGGCGCTGATGATCGACGACGACACCTTTGGCGACGTGCAGCCTGCCGGCGTGGCCAAACTGCTCGAGGGCTACGTATGA
- the nuoF gene encoding NADH-quinone oxidoreductase subunit NuoF: MTLTSFGPANRIKRSAETHPLTWRLRDDGEAVWLDEYQAKNGYAAARKAFADMAQDDIVQTVKDAGLKGRGGAGFPTGVKWGLMPKDESINIRYLLCNADEMEPNTWKDRMLMEQLPHLLIEGMLISARALKTYRGYIFLRGEYTTAAKHLNRAVEEAKAAGLLGKNILGSGFDFELFVHTGAGRYICGEETALINSLEGRRANPRSKPPFPAAVGVWGKPTCVNNVETLCNVPAIIADGVDWYKSLAREGSEDMGTKLMGFSGKVKNPGLWELPFGVTARELFEDYAGGMRDGYKLKAWQPGGAGTGFLLPEHLDAQMYAGGIAKVGTRMGTGLAMAVDDSVNMVSLLRNMEQFFARESCGFCTPCRDGLPWSVKLLMAIEEGRGQPGDIETLLGLVGFLGPGKTFCAHAPGAVEPLGSAIKYFRPEFEAGIAPASAAVPPLARPIVVGA, encoded by the coding sequence ATGACCCTGACATCTTTCGGTCCTGCCAACCGCATCAAGCGTTCGGCCGAGACTCACCCGCTGACCTGGCGTCTGCGTGACGACGGCGAAGCCGTGTGGCTCGACGAATACCAGGCCAAGAACGGTTACGCCGCTGCGCGCAAGGCCTTCGCCGACATGGCTCAGGACGACATCGTCCAGACCGTGAAGGACGCAGGCTTGAAAGGTCGCGGCGGTGCAGGCTTCCCCACGGGCGTGAAGTGGGGCCTGATGCCCAAGGACGAATCCATTAACATCCGCTACTTGCTGTGCAACGCGGACGAGATGGAGCCGAACACCTGGAAAGACCGCATGCTGATGGAGCAACTGCCCCATCTGCTGATCGAAGGCATGCTGATCAGTGCCCGCGCCCTGAAAACCTACCGTGGCTACATCTTCCTGCGTGGCGAGTACACCACCGCCGCCAAGCACCTCAACCGTGCCGTGGAAGAAGCCAAGGCTGCTGGCCTTTTGGGTAAAAACATTCTGGGCAGCGGCTTCGATTTCGAGCTGTTCGTCCACACCGGCGCCGGGCGTTACATCTGCGGTGAAGAAACCGCACTGATCAACTCCCTCGAAGGCCGCCGCGCCAACCCGCGCTCCAAGCCGCCCTTCCCGGCCGCCGTGGGCGTGTGGGGCAAGCCGACCTGCGTGAACAACGTGGAAACCCTGTGCAACGTGCCGGCGATCATTGCCGACGGCGTTGACTGGTACAAATCGTTGGCCCGCGAAGGCAGCGAAGACATGGGCACCAAGCTCATGGGCTTCTCCGGCAAGGTCAAGAACCCTGGCCTGTGGGAACTGCCATTCGGCGTGACCGCTCGCGAGCTGTTCGAAGACTACGCCGGCGGCATGCGCGACGGTTACAAACTCAAGGCCTGGCAGCCAGGCGGTGCCGGTACCGGTTTCCTGTTGCCAGAACACCTCGACGCACAGATGTACGCCGGCGGCATCGCCAAAGTGGGCACCCGGATGGGTACCGGCCTGGCGATGGCGGTGGACGACAGCGTCAACATGGTGTCGCTGCTGCGCAACATGGAGCAGTTCTTCGCCCGCGAATCCTGCGGCTTCTGCACCCCGTGCCGTGATGGCCTGCCATGGAGCGTCAAGCTCTTGATGGCCATCGAAGAAGGCCGCGGTCAGCCAGGCGACATCGAGACCCTGCTGGGTCTGGTCGGCTTCCTCGGCCCAGGCAAGACCTTCTGTGCTCACGCACCGGGTGCCGTGGAGCCTTTGGGCAGTGCCATCAAATACTTCCGTCCAGAGTTCGAAGCCGGTATCGCGCCTGCAAGCGCCGCCGTCCCGCCTCTGGCAAGGCCGATCGTAGTCGGCGCGTAA
- the nuoG gene encoding NADH-quinone oxidoreductase subunit NuoG: MATIHVDGKALEVDGADNLLQACLSLGLDIPYFCWHPALGSVGACRQCAVKQYTDENDTRGRIVMSCMTPATDNTWISIDDEESKAFRASVVEWLMTNHPHDCPVCEEGGHCHLQDMTVMTGHNERRYRFTKRTHQNQQLGPFISHEMNRCIACYRCVRFYKDYAGGTDLGVFGAHDNVYFGRVEDGTLESEFSGNLTEVCPTGVFTDKTHSERYNRKWDMQFSPSICHGCSSGCNISPGERYGELRRIENRFNGSVNQYFLCDRGRFGYGYVNRTDRPRQPMLADGTKLGLDQALDKAADLLRGRNIVGIGSPRASLESNYALRELVGAEHFYSGIEASELERIRLVLQVLKDSPLPVPNMRDIEDHDAIFILGEDLTQTAARMALALRQSVKGKAEDMAEAMRVQPWLDAAVKNIGQHELNPLFIASLAETKLDDIAEECVHAAPDDLARIGFAVAHALDASAPAVEGLDAEALELAKRIADALLAAKRPLIIAGTSLGSKALIEAAANIAKALKLREKNGSISLIVPEANSLGLAMLGGESVDAALQAVIDGKADAIVVLENDLYTRTSKAKVDAALNAAQVVIVADHQKTATTDRAQLVLPAASFAEGDGTLVSQEGRAQRFFQVFDPQYMDASILVHEGWRWLHALRSTLLNQPIDWTQLDHVTAAVASSTEQLARIVDAAPSAAFRIKGLKLAREPLRYSGRTAMRADISVHEPRTPQDQDTAFAFSMEGYSGSAEPRQQVPFAWSPGWNSPQAWNKFQDEVGGHLRAGDPGTRLIESTGDSLNWFAAAPRAFNPAPGTWQAVPFYHLFGSDETSSKAAPVQERIPAPYVALAKSEADRLGVNDGALLSLNVAGQTLRLPLRINEELGAGLVALPAGIAGIPPAFAGVSVDGLQEAAQ; this comes from the coding sequence ATGGCCACTATCCACGTAGACGGCAAAGCGCTCGAAGTCGACGGGGCAGACAACCTGTTACAGGCATGTCTGTCGCTGGGCCTCGACATCCCTTATTTCTGCTGGCACCCCGCGCTTGGTAGCGTCGGGGCTTGCCGCCAGTGCGCGGTCAAGCAGTACACCGACGAGAACGACACCCGTGGTCGCATCGTCATGTCCTGCATGACGCCTGCCACCGACAACACCTGGATCTCCATCGACGATGAAGAATCCAAGGCGTTCCGCGCCAGTGTTGTCGAATGGCTGATGACCAACCACCCGCACGACTGCCCGGTGTGCGAGGAAGGCGGTCACTGCCACCTGCAAGACATGACCGTGATGACCGGCCACAACGAGCGCCGTTATCGCTTCACCAAACGCACCCACCAGAACCAGCAACTGGGCCCGTTCATTTCCCACGAAATGAACCGCTGCATCGCTTGCTACCGCTGTGTGCGTTTCTACAAGGATTACGCTGGCGGCACCGACCTCGGTGTGTTCGGTGCCCACGACAACGTGTACTTCGGTCGCGTTGAAGACGGCACCCTCGAAAGCGAGTTCTCCGGCAACCTCACCGAGGTCTGCCCGACCGGTGTGTTCACCGACAAGACGCACTCCGAGCGTTACAACCGCAAGTGGGACATGCAGTTCTCGCCGAGCATCTGCCATGGCTGCTCGAGCGGTTGCAACATCTCCCCGGGCGAACGTTACGGCGAACTGCGTCGCATCGAAAACCGTTTCAACGGTTCGGTGAACCAGTACTTCCTGTGCGACCGTGGCCGTTTCGGTTATGGCTACGTCAACCGCACCGACCGTCCACGTCAGCCAATGCTGGCCGACGGCACCAAGCTGGGCCTGGATCAGGCGCTGGACAAGGCTGCCGATCTGCTGCGCGGGCGCAATATCGTCGGTATCGGTTCGCCGCGTGCCAGCCTCGAAAGCAACTACGCGTTGCGTGAGCTGGTCGGCGCCGAGCACTTCTACTCCGGTATCGAAGCCTCCGAGCTGGAGCGCATTCGTCTGGTCCTGCAAGTGCTGAAAGACAGCCCGCTGCCCGTGCCGAACATGCGCGACATCGAAGACCACGACGCGATCTTCATCCTCGGTGAAGACCTGACCCAGACTGCTGCGCGTATGGCCCTGGCCCTGCGTCAGTCGGTCAAGGGCAAGGCTGAAGACATGGCCGAAGCCATGCGCGTTCAGCCGTGGCTCGACGCGGCGGTGAAGAACATCGGTCAGCACGAACTGAACCCGCTGTTCATCGCCAGCCTCGCTGAAACCAAGCTCGACGACATCGCCGAAGAATGCGTACACGCCGCTCCGGATGACCTGGCGCGCATCGGTTTCGCCGTTGCTCACGCGCTGGACGCCAGCGCCCCGGCTGTTGAAGGTCTGGACGCCGAAGCCCTGGAACTGGCCAAGCGCATTGCTGACGCCCTGCTCGCGGCCAAGCGTCCGCTGATCATCGCCGGTACTTCGCTGGGTTCGAAAGCACTGATCGAAGCGGCGGCGAACATCGCCAAAGCCCTGAAGCTGCGCGAGAAAAACGGTTCGATCAGCCTGATCGTGCCGGAAGCCAACAGCCTTGGCCTGGCCATGCTCGGTGGCGAATCGGTCGACGCGGCGCTGCAAGCCGTGATCGACGGCAAGGCCGACGCCATCGTCGTGCTGGAAAACGATCTGTACACCCGCACCTCGAAAGCCAAGGTCGACGCAGCCCTGAACGCTGCGCAAGTGGTGATCGTTGCCGACCACCAGAAGACCGCCACCACCGACCGCGCGCAACTGGTTCTGCCAGCGGCGAGCTTCGCTGAAGGCGACGGTACGCTGGTCAGCCAGGAAGGCCGCGCCCAGCGCTTCTTCCAGGTTTTCGACCCGCAATACATGGATGCGAGCATCCTGGTTCACGAAGGCTGGCGCTGGCTGCACGCCCTGCGCTCGACCCTGCTGAACCAGCCGATCGACTGGACGCAACTCGACCACGTCACCGCTGCCGTTGCCTCGAGCACCGAGCAACTGGCGCGTATCGTCGACGCAGCCCCATCGGCCGCGTTCCGCATCAAGGGTCTGAAACTGGCGCGTGAGCCGCTGCGTTATTCCGGTCGCACCGCGATGCGCGCCGACATCAGCGTTCACGAACCGCGTACCCCGCAAGACCAAGACACCGCGTTCGCCTTCTCCATGGAAGGTTACTCGGGTTCGGCTGAACCACGTCAGCAAGTGCCATTCGCCTGGTCGCCGGGCTGGAACTCGCCACAAGCGTGGAACAAGTTCCAGGACGAAGTCGGTGGTCACCTGCGCGCTGGCGACCCGGGCACCCGCCTGATCGAAAGCACGGGCGACTCGCTGAACTGGTTCGCTGCCGCTCCGCGTGCGTTCAATCCGGCGCCGGGCACCTGGCAAGCCGTGCCGTTCTACCACTTGTTCGGCAGCGACGAGACCTCGTCGAAAGCCGCACCGGTACAGGAACGCATCCCGGCTCCATACGTGGCACTGGCCAAATCCGAAGCGGATCGCCTGGGCGTCAACGACGGTGCCCTGCTGAGCCTGAACGTGGCCGGCCAGACCCTGCGTCTGCCGCTGCGCATTAATGAAGAACTGGGCGCGGGTCTGGTGGCCTTGCCTGCGGGCATCGCCGGCATTCCACCGGCATTCGCCGGCGTGTCCGTCGACGGTCTGCAGGAGGCAGCGCAATGA
- the nuoH gene encoding NADH-quinone oxidoreductase subunit NuoH: protein MTWFTPEVIDVILTVIKAIVILLAVVVAGALLSFVERRLLGWWQDRYGPNRVGPFGMFQIAADMLKMFFKEDWTPPFADKVIFTLAPVVAMSALLIAFAIIPITPTWGVADLNIGLLFFFAMAGLSVYAVLFAGWSSNNKFALLGSLRASAQTVSYEVFMGLALMGIVVQVGSFNMRDIVEYQAQNLWFIIPQFFGFCTFFIAGVAVTHRHPFDQPEAEQELADGYHIEYAGMKWGMFFVGEYIGIILISALLVTLFFGGWHGPFGILPQLSFVWFALKTAFFIMLFILLRASIPRPRYDQVMDFSWKFCLPLTLINLLITAAVVLWNTPAVAVQ, encoded by the coding sequence ATGACCTGGTTCACCCCTGAAGTGATCGACGTGATCCTGACGGTCATCAAAGCCATCGTGATTCTGCTGGCCGTTGTGGTCGCAGGCGCGTTGCTCAGCTTTGTCGAGCGTCGCCTGCTGGGCTGGTGGCAGGACCGTTACGGTCCGAACCGCGTTGGCCCGTTCGGCATGTTCCAGATCGCCGCCGACATGCTGAAGATGTTCTTCAAGGAAGACTGGACCCCGCCGTTTGCCGACAAGGTGATCTTCACCCTGGCACCGGTGGTGGCCATGTCCGCCCTGCTGATCGCTTTCGCGATCATCCCGATCACCCCGACCTGGGGCGTCGCGGACCTGAACATCGGCCTGCTGTTCTTCTTCGCCATGGCCGGTCTGTCGGTCTACGCGGTGCTGTTCGCCGGCTGGTCGAGTAACAACAAGTTCGCCCTGCTCGGCAGCTTGCGTGCCTCGGCGCAGACCGTGTCCTACGAAGTGTTCATGGGCCTGGCCCTGATGGGCATCGTGGTGCAGGTCGGCTCGTTCAACATGCGCGACATCGTCGAGTACCAGGCGCAGAACCTGTGGTTCATCATTCCGCAGTTCTTCGGCTTCTGTACCTTCTTCATTGCTGGCGTGGCCGTGACTCACCGTCACCCGTTCGACCAGCCGGAAGCGGAACAGGAACTGGCCGACGGTTACCACATTGAATACGCCGGTATGAAATGGGGCATGTTCTTCGTCGGTGAATACATCGGCATCATCCTGATCTCGGCGCTGCTGGTCACCCTGTTCTTCGGTGGCTGGCACGGTCCGTTCGGCATCCTGCCGCAACTGTCCTTCGTCTGGTTCGCACTGAAGACCGCGTTCTTCATCATGCTGTTCATCCTGCTGCGCGCTTCCATTCCGCGTCCGCGTTATGACCAGGTGATGGATTTCAGCTGGAAATTCTGCCTGCCACTGACCCTGATCAATTTGCTGATAACCGCTGCGGTTGTGTTGTGGAACACACCTGCGGTTGCGGTTCAGTGA
- the nuoI gene encoding NADH-quinone oxidoreductase subunit NuoI, which yields MFKYIGDIVKGTGTQLRSLVMVFGHGFRKRDTLQYPEEPVYLPPRYRGRIVLTRDPDGEERCVACNLCAVACPVGCISLQKAETEDGRWYPDFFRINFSRCIFCGLCEEACPTTAIQLTPDFEMAEFKRQDLVYEKEDLLISGPGKNPDYNFYRVAGMAIAGKPKGSAQNEAEPINVKSLLP from the coding sequence ATGTTCAAATATATTGGCGACATCGTTAAGGGTACTGGTACCCAGTTGCGCAGCCTGGTCATGGTCTTCGGCCATGGCTTCCGCAAGCGCGACACCCTGCAATACCCGGAAGAGCCGGTCTACCTGCCACCACGCTACCGTGGTCGCATCGTCCTGACCCGTGACCCCGATGGCGAAGAACGTTGCGTAGCCTGCAACCTGTGCGCCGTGGCGTGTCCGGTGGGTTGCATCTCGCTGCAGAAAGCTGAAACCGAAGACGGTCGCTGGTACCCGGACTTCTTCCGTATCAACTTCTCGCGCTGCATTTTCTGCGGTCTCTGCGAGGAAGCCTGTCCGACCACCGCAATCCAGCTGACCCCGGATTTCGAGATGGCCGAGTTCAAACGTCAGGACCTGGTGTACGAGAAAGAAGATCTTTTGATCTCCGGCCCCGGCAAAAACCCTGATTACAACTTCTATCGTGTTGCAGGTATGGCAATCGCTGGCAAGCCGAAAGGCTCTGCGCAGAACGAAGCCGAACCGATCAACGTGAAGAGCTTGCTGCCTTAA
- the nuoJ gene encoding NADH-quinone oxidoreductase subunit J → MEFAFYFASGIAVVSTLRVVTNTNPVHALLYLIISLIAVAMTFFALGAPFAGVLEVIAYAGAIMVLFVFVVMMLNLGPASVQQERTWLKPGIWAGPVILAALLLAELLYVLFAHQSGQAIGHTTVDAKAVGISLFGPYLLVVELASMLLLAAAVTAFHLGRNEAKE, encoded by the coding sequence ATGGAATTCGCTTTCTATTTCGCATCGGGTATCGCTGTTGTGTCCACGCTACGTGTGGTCACCAACACCAACCCTGTGCACGCCCTGCTCTACCTGATCATCTCGTTGATCGCCGTGGCCATGACATTCTTCGCACTCGGCGCACCGTTCGCCGGCGTGCTGGAAGTGATCGCCTACGCCGGCGCCATCATGGTGCTGTTCGTGTTCGTGGTGATGATGCTGAACCTGGGGCCCGCCTCGGTTCAGCAGGAACGCACCTGGCTCAAGCCCGGCATCTGGGCAGGACCGGTGATTCTCGCCGCCCTGCTGCTGGCCGAACTGCTGTATGTGCTGTTCGCTCACCAGAGCGGTCAGGCCATCGGCCACACCACCGTAGACGCGAAAGCCGTGGGCATCAGCCTGTTCGGTCCGTACCTGCTGGTGGTCGAACTCGCCTCGATGCTGCTGCTCGCCGCAGCCGTCACGGCGTTCCATTTGGGCCGTAACGAGGCGAAGGAGTAA
- the nuoK gene encoding NADH-quinone oxidoreductase subunit NuoK — translation MPAIPLEHGLAVAGILFCLGLVGLMVRRNILFVLMSLEVMMNASALAFIVAGARWAQPDGQIMFILVISLAAAEASIGLAILLQLYRRFHTLDIDAASEMRG, via the coding sequence ATGCCTGCTATCCCTCTCGAGCATGGATTGGCCGTTGCCGGCATCCTGTTCTGCCTTGGTCTGGTCGGCCTGATGGTCCGCCGCAACATTTTGTTCGTGCTGATGAGTCTGGAAGTGATGATGAACGCCTCTGCACTGGCCTTCATCGTTGCGGGCGCCCGCTGGGCGCAACCGGATGGACAGATCATGTTCATCCTGGTGATCAGCCTGGCAGCCGCCGAAGCCAGTATTGGCCTGGCGATCCTGCTGCAACTGTATCGCCGCTTCCACACGCTCGATATCGACGCTGCCAGTGAGATGCGCGGATGA